A genomic stretch from Achromobacter spanius includes:
- the minD gene encoding septum site-determining protein MinD → MTRIVVVTSGKGGVGKTTTSASFSAGLAMRGHKTAVIDFDVGLRNLDLIMGCERRVVYDFVNVIQGEATLNQALIKDKQLENLFILPASQTRDKDALTQEGVEKVINDLKEMGFEYIICDSPAGIETGALMAAYFADDALVVTNPEVSSVRDSDRILGILAAKSKRAVDGGEPVKEFLLLTRYNPKRVVDGEMLSLGDIEDILRIKLIGVIPESEAVLQASNQGLPAIHLKETDVSEAYKDVVARYLGEDKALRFTDYEKPGFLKRLFGGK, encoded by the coding sequence ATGACACGCATTGTTGTGGTGACTTCCGGCAAAGGCGGCGTGGGTAAAACCACGACGAGCGCCAGTTTTTCCGCGGGCCTCGCGATGCGGGGCCACAAGACCGCTGTCATCGACTTCGATGTCGGCCTGCGCAATCTCGACCTCATCATGGGCTGCGAGCGTCGCGTGGTGTACGACTTCGTCAACGTGATTCAGGGCGAAGCCACCCTCAACCAGGCGCTGATCAAGGACAAGCAGCTTGAAAACCTGTTCATCCTGCCCGCCTCGCAAACGCGCGACAAAGATGCGCTGACGCAGGAAGGCGTGGAAAAGGTCATCAACGACCTGAAGGAAATGGGTTTCGAATACATCATCTGCGACTCCCCCGCTGGTATCGAAACGGGTGCGCTGATGGCCGCCTATTTTGCCGACGACGCGCTGGTCGTGACCAACCCGGAAGTTTCGTCGGTGCGCGACTCCGACCGCATCCTGGGCATCCTCGCGGCCAAGTCCAAGCGCGCGGTGGATGGCGGTGAACCCGTCAAGGAATTCCTGCTGCTCACGCGCTACAACCCCAAGCGCGTGGTCGACGGTGAAATGCTGTCCTTGGGCGATATCGAAGACATCCTGCGCATCAAGCTGATCGGTGTCATTCCCGAATCGGAAGCCGTGCTGCAAGCGTCGAACCAAGGCTTGCCGGCCATTCACTTGAAAGAGACCGACGTCTCCGAAGCCTACAAGGACGTGGTGGCCCGCTACCTGGGCGAAGACAAAGCGCTGCGCTTTACCGATTACGAAAAGCCCGGTTTCCTGAAACGCCTGTTCGGAGGCAAGTAA
- a CDS encoding glutamine--tRNA ligase/YqeY domain fusion protein — translation MTSATTPTPAASNFLLNIVQDDLEANRFQGKRWAGKPGPADAQAQGVADPARIRTRFPPEPNGYLHIGHAKSICVNFGLARDFGGVCHLRFDDTNPEKEDQEYVDAIIEAVHWLGFDWKAADGQENLYFASDYFGYMYEFAEALVEAGHAYVDAQSPEEIRANRGTLTEPGTDSPWRNRPAAESIALLREMRDGKHPDGSLVLRAKINMASPNINLRDPVMYRVRHATHHRTGNQWCIYPMYSWAHPVEDALEGITHSVCTLEFEDQRPFYDWILARLAELGKLAQPLPHQYEFARLNLSYVVTSKRKLLQLVREGHVDGWDDPRMPTIFGLRRRGYTPASIRLFCDRTAVSKSDSRIDYSLLEQAVRDDLDPIAARSVAVLDPIKLVITNYPEGQTELCTAPRNPHDPEAGVREFPLSRELWIERDDFREEAPKKYFRLFPGNTVRLKYGYVVRCTGFTKNEAGEVVEVQAEYLPETKSGTPGADSVKVKGNITWVSAAHAVAAQIHLYDRLFADARPDGGDKDFLTCLNPNSKQTVTAWLEPGTVATPGATWQFERLGYFTADLKDSTEAAPVLNRIVTLRDSWAQG, via the coding sequence ATGACCTCCGCCACGACGCCGACCCCAGCTGCATCCAATTTCCTGCTTAACATCGTCCAGGACGACCTCGAAGCCAACCGCTTCCAGGGCAAACGCTGGGCGGGCAAGCCTGGCCCGGCCGACGCGCAGGCGCAGGGGGTGGCCGATCCGGCCCGCATCCGCACGCGCTTTCCGCCGGAGCCCAACGGCTATCTGCACATCGGCCACGCCAAGAGCATCTGCGTGAATTTCGGCCTGGCGCGCGACTTCGGCGGTGTCTGTCATCTGCGCTTTGACGACACCAACCCCGAAAAGGAAGACCAGGAATACGTCGACGCCATCATCGAAGCCGTGCATTGGCTGGGCTTTGACTGGAAGGCCGCCGATGGCCAGGAAAACCTGTACTTCGCCAGCGACTACTTCGGCTATATGTATGAATTCGCCGAAGCCCTGGTCGAAGCCGGCCACGCCTACGTCGACGCGCAAAGCCCCGAAGAAATCCGCGCCAACCGCGGCACGCTGACCGAACCCGGCACCGATTCGCCCTGGCGCAACCGCCCGGCCGCGGAATCGATCGCCCTGCTGCGCGAAATGCGCGACGGCAAGCATCCGGACGGCAGCCTGGTGCTGCGCGCGAAGATCAACATGGCGTCGCCCAACATCAACCTGCGCGACCCGGTCATGTACCGCGTGCGCCACGCCACCCACCACCGCACTGGCAACCAATGGTGCATCTACCCGATGTACAGTTGGGCGCACCCGGTGGAAGACGCGCTGGAAGGCATCACGCACAGCGTGTGCACGCTGGAATTCGAAGACCAGCGCCCGTTCTATGACTGGATCCTGGCGCGCCTGGCCGAGCTGGGCAAGCTGGCCCAGCCGCTGCCGCACCAATATGAATTCGCCCGCCTGAACCTGAGCTACGTCGTCACCAGCAAGCGCAAGCTGCTGCAACTGGTGCGCGAAGGCCATGTGGACGGCTGGGACGACCCGCGCATGCCGACCATCTTCGGCCTGCGCCGCCGCGGCTACACGCCGGCCTCGATCCGCCTGTTCTGCGACCGCACCGCCGTATCCAAGTCGGATTCGCGCATCGACTACAGCCTGCTCGAACAAGCCGTGCGCGACGACCTCGACCCCATCGCCGCCCGCTCCGTGGCCGTGCTGGATCCGATCAAACTGGTGATCACCAATTACCCGGAAGGCCAGACCGAGCTCTGCACCGCCCCGCGCAACCCGCACGATCCGGAAGCCGGCGTGCGTGAATTCCCGCTGTCGCGCGAGCTCTGGATTGAACGCGACGACTTCCGCGAGGAAGCGCCGAAGAAGTATTTCCGCCTGTTCCCGGGCAACACCGTGCGCCTGAAGTACGGCTACGTGGTGCGCTGCACCGGCTTCACCAAGAACGAAGCGGGCGAAGTCGTTGAAGTCCAGGCCGAATACCTGCCCGAGACCAAGAGCGGCACCCCGGGCGCGGACAGCGTCAAGGTCAAGGGCAACATCACCTGGGTCAGCGCGGCCCATGCGGTAGCCGCCCAGATCCACCTGTACGACCGCCTGTTCGCCGACGCGCGTCCCGACGGCGGTGACAAGGACTTCCTGACCTGCCTGAATCCGAACTCCAAGCAGACCGTCACGGCCTGGCTGGAGCCGGGCACCGTCGCCACGCCGGGCGCCACCTGGCAATTCGAGCGCCTGGGCTATTTCACGGCCGACCTCAAGGACTCCACGGAAGCCGCTCCGGTGCTCAACCGCATCGTGACCCTGCGCGACTCCTGGGCTCAGGGCTAA
- a CDS encoding DMT family transporter — translation MTRSEPSAIPARYLLFPLLAALIWSVNMIVTKMAAGVISPAVIGFYRWALAGAVLTPFALRGVWTQRRLIWPYLPKFAVLGGLGMALYQGLAYVAASSTTATNMGIITAMIPLLTIAVGTVVLRQRPTLMAMLGGLVSLAGLALLIGEGDPARLLSVGANPGDLLMGLAALAYALYGVLLRRWGLPVGPWVSLYVQIGFGVLFQLPAFLMAAPSPLNADNVPLVLYAAIFPSLFAPFLWMQGVKHLGPNRASIFLNLMPVGTVAIASVFLGEKPHLFHIVGGLLALAGVMLAQMRTPRLGARAGKAAG, via the coding sequence ATGACGCGCTCCGAACCTTCCGCCATTCCTGCCCGCTATTTGCTGTTTCCGCTGCTGGCGGCCCTGATCTGGTCGGTCAATATGATCGTTACCAAGATGGCCGCCGGGGTCATTTCGCCTGCCGTCATCGGGTTTTACCGCTGGGCCCTGGCCGGCGCCGTGCTGACCCCGTTTGCCCTGCGGGGCGTGTGGACGCAGCGCAGGCTGATCTGGCCCTATCTGCCGAAATTCGCCGTGCTGGGCGGCTTGGGTATGGCGCTATACCAGGGGCTGGCCTATGTGGCCGCGTCCAGCACCACGGCCACCAACATGGGCATCATCACCGCCATGATCCCGCTCTTGACCATCGCGGTGGGCACGGTGGTGCTGCGCCAGCGGCCCACGCTGATGGCGATGCTGGGCGGCCTGGTGTCGCTGGCGGGCCTGGCGCTTCTGATCGGCGAAGGCGACCCGGCCCGCTTGCTGTCCGTGGGCGCCAACCCCGGCGACCTCTTGATGGGGCTGGCCGCGCTGGCCTATGCGCTATACGGGGTGTTGCTGCGCCGCTGGGGTTTGCCGGTGGGGCCGTGGGTGTCGCTGTATGTGCAGATCGGTTTCGGCGTGCTGTTCCAGCTGCCCGCGTTCCTGATGGCCGCGCCGTCGCCGCTGAATGCCGACAACGTGCCGCTGGTGTTGTATGCCGCGATCTTCCCGTCCCTGTTTGCGCCCTTCCTGTGGATGCAGGGCGTCAAGCACCTGGGCCCCAACCGCGCCAGCATTTTCCTGAACCTGATGCCGGTGGGCACGGTGGCCATCGCGTCTGTCTTCCTGGGCGAAAAGCCACATCTGTTCCACATCGTGGGCGGTTTGCTGGCGCTGGCGGGCGTGATGCTGGCGCAGATGCGCACGCCTCGCCTGGGCGCGCGCGCGGGCAAGGCGGCGGGTTGA
- a CDS encoding cytochrome ubiquinol oxidase subunit I codes for MDISTLSLARAQFVASLSFLALFLAVSLALAWVLLFFKVRARWSGRPGWTAAYRFWVRIFALAFVLTLAASVPVLIQIGSLWAGLMDKIGNVAGPLLGYGILSVFILKSCFLGVMLFGQRRVSDAAHTLAVLMVAVGQLVAVFWVLALQSWMQTPDGAILVDGRYQVYDWAAVVLNPSVGWRMAMVAVGAALAVSFLMMGVTALQALRRPLGDGERNTFKTALVIGVVAAFMQIPVATGAGHVMAKLQPAKAAAVAGFWQSGAEPQLVLFGWPDAGAHTNVSDLTLRNAGGAWLHRNAEGTYEGMDKYSGMLPPVALTFWSLRVAVALGLLMLAVACVTFLWTFRRGMDPSTLPVWWQRVLCGMMFSGGIAVVAGWWVSIIGLQPFVVNGTITQSEVLGQVPASTVLYGLVGYGLLYALLLAAFTGMLFHAARYGVVPVRKLGGGAP; via the coding sequence ATGGACATATCCACCCTTTCCCTGGCCCGTGCGCAGTTCGTGGCCAGCTTGAGCTTTCTGGCGCTGTTCCTGGCGGTTTCCCTGGCCCTTGCCTGGGTGCTGCTGTTTTTCAAGGTGCGCGCCCGCTGGTCCGGCCGGCCCGGCTGGACCGCCGCCTACCGCTTCTGGGTGCGCATTTTCGCCCTGGCTTTCGTCCTGACCCTGGCCGCGAGCGTGCCCGTGCTGATCCAGATCGGCAGCCTGTGGGCCGGCCTGATGGACAAGATCGGTAATGTGGCTGGCCCCTTGCTGGGCTACGGCATCCTGTCGGTGTTCATCCTGAAGTCATGCTTCCTGGGCGTGATGTTGTTTGGCCAGCGCCGCGTCTCCGATGCCGCGCACACGCTGGCGGTGCTGATGGTGGCGGTGGGCCAGTTGGTGGCGGTGTTCTGGGTGCTGGCCTTGCAATCCTGGATGCAGACGCCCGACGGCGCCATTCTTGTCGACGGGCGCTACCAGGTCTACGACTGGGCGGCCGTGGTGCTGAACCCGTCGGTGGGCTGGCGCATGGCCATGGTTGCGGTGGGGGCGGCATTGGCCGTTTCGTTCCTGATGATGGGCGTGACTGCGTTGCAGGCCTTGCGCCGCCCGCTGGGCGATGGTGAGCGCAATACGTTCAAGACGGCGCTGGTTATCGGTGTGGTGGCGGCGTTCATGCAGATTCCGGTCGCCACCGGCGCCGGTCATGTCATGGCCAAGCTGCAACCCGCCAAGGCCGCGGCGGTGGCGGGCTTCTGGCAAAGCGGCGCCGAACCGCAACTGGTGTTGTTCGGCTGGCCCGACGCGGGCGCCCACACCAATGTGTCGGACCTGACCCTCCGCAATGCGGGTGGGGCCTGGCTGCATCGCAATGCGGAAGGCACCTACGAAGGGATGGACAAATATTCCGGCATGCTGCCGCCCGTGGCCCTGACGTTCTGGTCGCTGCGCGTGGCCGTCGCCTTGGGCCTGCTGATGCTGGCTGTGGCGTGCGTGACGTTTCTGTGGACGTTCCGGCGCGGGATGGACCCGTCGACCCTGCCGGTGTGGTGGCAGCGCGTGCTGTGCGGCATGATGTTTTCGGGCGGCATCGCCGTGGTGGCGGGCTGGTGGGTATCCATCATCGGCCTGCAACCGTTCGTGGTGAATGGCACCATTACGCAATCCGAAGTGCTGGGGCAGGTGCCGG
- a CDS encoding isochorismatase family protein gives MLLQASDSTLLIVDMQGRLMPAIHDNEAVLHTAHKLAQAARILDVPVVATEHHGKMLGVTVDPLRDLVQSTFQKMHFSSAREPGFEAWLPAARKTILVAGCEAHICVLQTVIGLADMGYHAVLVSDAAGSRKPSDHHAALRRARAHGAEIVTSEMAIFEWMQTCEHPRFREVLRLVK, from the coding sequence ATGCTGCTGCAAGCCTCCGATTCCACTTTGCTCATCGTCGATATGCAGGGCAGGCTGATGCCCGCGATTCACGATAACGAAGCCGTGCTGCATACCGCGCACAAGCTCGCGCAAGCCGCGCGGATACTCGATGTGCCGGTTGTCGCCACGGAACACCACGGCAAGATGCTTGGCGTTACCGTGGATCCGTTGCGTGATCTTGTGCAATCCACGTTTCAGAAAATGCACTTCTCTTCCGCGCGCGAACCTGGCTTTGAAGCCTGGTTGCCGGCGGCGCGCAAAACAATTCTGGTGGCCGGTTGCGAAGCGCATATCTGCGTGCTGCAAACGGTAATCGGCCTGGCGGACATGGGCTACCACGCGGTGCTGGTGTCGGACGCCGCGGGTTCGCGCAAGCCCTCGGATCACCATGCGGCGCTGCGCCGCGCGCGGGCGCATGGCGCAGAGATCGTCACATCGGAAATGGCGATATTCGAATGGATGCAAACTTGCGAACATCCGCGCTTTCGCGAGGTGTTACGTCTCGTCAAATAG
- the ettA gene encoding energy-dependent translational throttle protein EttA — translation MAQYVYTMNRVGKIVPPKRQILRDISLSFFPGAKIGVLGLNGSGKSTLLKIMAGVDKEIEGEAIPMPGLNIGYLPQEPQLNPEHTVRESVEEGLGAVVTAKKRLDEVYAAYAEPDADFDALAAEQADLEAIIAAAASSGSDDIEHQMEIAADALRLPPWDAIVGNLSGGEKRRVALCRLLLSKPDMLLLDEPTNHLDAESVEWLEQFLHKFSGTVVGVTHDRYFLDNAAEWILELDRGYGIPWKGNYSSWLEQKEDRLKQEESSESARQKTIKKELEWVRQNPKGRQAKAKARLARFEELSSYEYQKRNETQEIFIPVGERLGNEVIEFNNVSKAYGDRLLIDDLSFKIPPGAIVGIIGPNGAGKSTLFRMIAGREQPDSGEVTIGQTVKLAYVDQSRDALEDKKTVFDAVADGADILTVGKFEMSSRAYLGRFNFKGGDQNKVVGQLSGGERGRLHMAKTLIAGGNVLLLDEPSNDLDVETLRALEDALLEFPGSVMVISHDRWFLDRIATHILAFEGESQVVFFDGNYQEYEADKKRRLGEEGAKPKRLRYKALK, via the coding sequence ATGGCCCAATACGTCTACACCATGAACCGCGTCGGCAAGATCGTGCCGCCCAAGCGGCAGATTTTGCGTGATATCTCGCTTTCGTTTTTTCCTGGCGCCAAGATCGGCGTGCTGGGCCTGAACGGCTCGGGCAAGTCGACGCTGCTGAAGATCATGGCTGGCGTCGATAAAGAGATCGAAGGCGAAGCCATCCCCATGCCGGGCCTGAACATCGGCTACCTGCCGCAGGAACCGCAACTGAACCCCGAGCACACGGTGCGTGAATCGGTCGAAGAGGGCCTGGGCGCCGTCGTTACCGCCAAGAAGCGCCTGGACGAGGTCTATGCCGCGTACGCAGAACCGGATGCCGACTTCGACGCGCTGGCCGCTGAGCAAGCCGACCTGGAAGCCATCATCGCCGCCGCCGCGTCCAGCGGTTCGGACGACATCGAACACCAGATGGAAATCGCCGCCGACGCACTGCGCCTGCCGCCCTGGGACGCCATCGTCGGCAACCTGTCCGGTGGTGAAAAGCGCCGCGTGGCCCTGTGCCGCCTGCTGCTGTCCAAGCCCGACATGCTGCTGCTTGACGAACCCACCAACCACTTGGACGCCGAAAGCGTGGAATGGCTGGAGCAATTCCTGCACAAGTTCTCCGGCACCGTGGTCGGCGTGACCCACGATCGCTACTTCCTGGATAACGCCGCTGAGTGGATTCTGGAACTGGACCGTGGCTACGGCATTCCCTGGAAGGGCAACTACAGCTCCTGGCTGGAACAGAAAGAAGACCGCCTGAAGCAGGAAGAGTCCTCGGAATCGGCCCGCCAGAAGACCATCAAGAAAGAACTGGAGTGGGTGCGCCAGAACCCGAAGGGCCGTCAGGCCAAGGCCAAGGCGCGTCTGGCTCGCTTCGAGGAACTGTCGTCTTACGAATACCAGAAGCGCAACGAAACCCAGGAAATCTTCATTCCGGTGGGCGAGCGCCTGGGCAACGAGGTCATCGAATTCAACAACGTCAGCAAGGCCTATGGTGACCGCCTGCTGATCGACGACCTGAGCTTCAAGATTCCGCCTGGCGCCATCGTCGGCATCATCGGCCCCAACGGCGCCGGTAAGTCCACGCTGTTCCGCATGATCGCGGGCCGCGAGCAACCGGATTCGGGCGAAGTCACCATCGGCCAGACCGTGAAGCTGGCTTATGTGGACCAGTCGCGCGATGCGCTGGAAGACAAGAAGACAGTGTTCGACGCGGTGGCCGACGGCGCCGACATCCTGACCGTGGGCAAGTTCGAAATGTCGTCGCGCGCCTATCTGGGCCGCTTCAACTTCAAGGGCGGCGACCAGAACAAGGTAGTGGGCCAACTGTCGGGCGGTGAACGTGGCCGTCTGCACATGGCCAAGACGCTGATCGCCGGCGGCAACGTGCTGCTGCTTGACGAACCGTCCAACGACCTCGACGTTGAAACGCTGCGCGCGCTGGAAGACGCCTTGCTGGAGTTCCCCGGCAGCGTCATGGTCATCAGCCACGATCGCTGGTTCCTGGACCGTATCGCCACGCACATCCTGGCATTCGAAGGCGAGTCGCAAGTGGTGTTCTTCGACGGCAACTACCAAGAGTACGAAGCCGACAAGAAGCGCCGCCTGGGCGAAGAAGGCGCCAAGCCCAAGCGCCTGCGCTACAAGGCACTGAAGTAA
- the minE gene encoding cell division topological specificity factor MinE, translating into MSFLSFLLGQKKTSASVAKERLQIILAHERGRGDSPDYLPQLQQELIAVISKYVKINPEDIKVHLERQDTLEVLEVKIEMPQNEP; encoded by the coding sequence ATGTCCTTCCTGTCGTTTCTGCTTGGTCAAAAGAAAACTTCCGCTTCCGTTGCAAAGGAACGGTTGCAGATCATCCTGGCCCACGAGCGGGGCCGCGGCGACTCGCCCGACTACCTGCCGCAGTTGCAGCAGGAACTTATCGCGGTGATTTCAAAATACGTGAAAATCAACCCTGAAGACATCAAGGTGCACCTGGAACGCCAGGACACACTAGAAGTGTTGGAAGTGAAGATCGAGATGCCGCAAAACGAACCGTGA
- the minC gene encoding septum site-determining protein MinC, translated as MNTESLALDFKSATLYAIRVVLHSADPERLAAALAKRMADAGSFFENEPVVIDASRVEEAIDWNALVAALRAHNLPAIGVVAEGANLVAAREAGLAPVELSTPPARPAPVVDTAPPNDMSTPVPSVPAAAVETAPAPTDTSATDATSNDTSTTDTPAKPAAEPMPAREASSTTSAATPTQAAPHSASALVITKPLRSGQRVYARHTDLVVIGMVSQGAEVIADGNVHVYGPLRGKAMAGARGDTSARIFTTHLDAELLAVAGVYRVVEDKLDRTLHNQPALVRLDGDTLRIEALKS; from the coding sequence ATGAACACTGAATCCCTAGCCCTGGACTTCAAAAGCGCCACGCTTTATGCCATCCGGGTGGTTCTGCACAGCGCGGACCCCGAACGGCTCGCCGCCGCCCTTGCCAAGCGCATGGCCGACGCCGGCAGCTTCTTTGAAAACGAACCCGTGGTTATCGACGCCAGCCGCGTCGAAGAAGCCATCGATTGGAACGCGCTAGTCGCGGCGCTGCGCGCGCACAACCTGCCCGCGATAGGGGTGGTGGCCGAAGGCGCCAACCTTGTGGCCGCGCGCGAAGCCGGCCTGGCGCCGGTAGAGCTTTCCACCCCGCCCGCGCGTCCTGCTCCCGTCGTCGATACGGCGCCGCCCAACGATATGTCGACGCCCGTGCCGTCGGTGCCGGCCGCCGCCGTTGAAACCGCGCCCGCGCCCACCGACACGTCGGCTACCGACGCTACGTCAAACGACACCTCCACCACGGACACGCCCGCCAAGCCCGCCGCCGAGCCCATGCCCGCGCGCGAAGCCAGCAGCACCACCTCGGCCGCCACGCCCACGCAGGCCGCGCCGCATTCGGCGTCCGCACTTGTCATCACCAAACCCTTGCGATCGGGCCAGCGCGTGTACGCGCGACATACCGACCTGGTCGTGATCGGCATGGTGAGCCAGGGCGCCGAAGTCATTGCCGATGGCAATGTGCACGTTTATGGCCCCTTGCGCGGCAAGGCCATGGCGGGTGCGCGCGGCGACACATCGGCCCGCATTTTCACGACGCATCTGGACGCGGAGCTGCTGGCCGTGGCCGGGGTGTACCGAGTCGTGGAAGACAAGCTTGACCGCACGTTGCACAACCAGCCGGCGCTGGTGCGCCTGGATGGCGACACGCTGCGGATCGAAGCCTTGAAAAGCTGA
- a CDS encoding glycine zipper 2TM domain-containing protein has protein sequence MKIASLSKVCVALAMTAAMAGCSSWDGMSHRQKSTVGGAALGGVAGAVITNGGVLGTVGGAAIGGVIGDQVGKH, from the coding sequence ATGAAAATCGCATCTCTTTCCAAAGTCTGTGTCGCACTGGCGATGACCGCCGCCATGGCGGGCTGCTCGTCCTGGGACGGCATGAGCCATCGCCAAAAAAGCACGGTGGGCGGGGCCGCCTTGGGCGGTGTCGCGGGCGCCGTGATCACCAATGGTGGCGTCCTGGGTACGGTGGGTGGAGCGGCGATCGGTGGCGTTATCGGCGATCAGGTCGGCAAGCACTAA